From Pseudochaenichthys georgianus unplaced genomic scaffold, fPseGeo1.2 scaffold_745_arrow_ctg1, whole genome shotgun sequence, the proteins below share one genomic window:
- the LOC117444186 gene encoding hyaluronidase-5-like isoform X1 has protein sequence MSQVSWRPDQNTVFNMNQLQYYKPFFSVFLPLLALLCSVQSSPRTDPPIRPDHPFLFMWNAPTELCDLRFGMPLDLSHFHSVSSTLKTATNQNLSIFYTDRFGLFPYVDEDTGEMYDEGLPQLVDLQEHHELAEDDIEYYIPYDHPGLAVLDFEEWRPQWVRNWGSKDIYRQISIETVQKKNASLSEDEAEDRAKIVFERAARKYFIRSIRIGKRLRPHRLWGYYLYPDCYNYGYNKDMEGFTGECPNIEKDRNDELLWLWKESTALFPSIYLELVLRDSQQARRFVRHRIQEAMRVSKLPNSSYSIPVYAYIRPVYKDSIDDYMSELDLVNTIGEAAALGAAGIVSWGDMNVTDSEDSCLDARLHLQEVMNPYILNVTTATRLCSDVLCQSRGRCVRKRWDEDVFLHLDPRRYRIHRRHRGGPLTVSGGFSLDDVKTFNASFDCMCFSEAPCRFVSTFNAIQPQRIVVTTRNRGADKPRPFLLVTILLSLKCVVTWI, from the exons ATGAGCCAGGTGAGCTGGAGACCAG ATCAGAACACCGTTTTCAACATGAACCAACTACAGTATTACAAACCTTTCTTCTCCGTCTTCCTCCCCTTGTTGGCGCTGCTTTGCTCCGTTCAATCCTCACCGCGGACAGACCCTCCGATCCGCCCCGATCACCCCTTCCTCTTCATGTGGAACGCTCCGACGGAACTCTGCGATCTTCGCTTCGGGATGCCGCTCGACCTCTCGCACTTCCACTCCGTCAGCAGCACCCTGAAGACGGCCACCAACCAAAACCTGTCCATCTTCTACACCGATCGATTCGGCCTTTTCCCCTACGTGGACGAAGACACGGGCGAGATGTACGACGAAGGTCTACCGCAGCTCGTCGATCTGCAAGAGCATCACGAACTAGCCGAAGACGACATCGAGTACTACATCCCGTACGATCACCCGGGCCTCGCTGTGCTGGACTTTGAAGAATGGAGGCCTCAGTGGGTCAGAAACTGGGGCAGCAAGGACATCTACCGGCAGATCTCCATCGAGACGGTGCAGAAGAAGAACGCATCGTTGTCCGAAGATGAAGCGGAAGACCGGGCGAAGATCGTGTTCGAACGCGCCGCCAGGAAGTACTTTATCCGATCTATTCGCATCGGGAAGAGGCTGAGACCCCACAGACTCTGGGGTTATTATCTGTACCCCGACTGCTACAACTACGGCTACAACAAGGACATGGAGGGCTTCACCGGAGAGTGTCCGAACATCGAGAAGGACCGGAACGACGAGCTGCTGTGGCTTTGGAAAGAGTCCACGGCGCTTTTTCCCTCCATTTACCTGGAGCTGGTGCTCAGGGACTCCCAGCAGGCACGCAGGTTCGTCCGGCATCGAATCCAGGAGGCCATGAGGGTCTCGAAGCTCCCCAACAGCTCCTACTCCATCCCCGTCTACGCCTACATACGACCCGTGTACAAAGACAGCATCGACGACTACATGTCAGAG CTCGATCTGGTGAACACGATCGGAGAAGCGGCTGCTCTCGGTGCCGCTGGCATCGTTTCCTGGGGAGACATGAACGTCACCGACTCGGAG GACTCGTGCTTGGACGCCCGCCTCCACCTGCAGGAGGTGATGAACCCGTACATCCTGAACGTCACCACGGCGACGCGTCTCTGCAGCGACGTGCTGTGTCAGAGTCGCGGTCGCTGTGTGAGGAAACGATGGGACGAAGACGTCTTCCTGCACCTCGACCCGCGGAGATATCGGATCCATCGACGGCACCGCGGGGGGCCGCTGACGGTGAGCGGAGGCTTCTCGTTGGACGACGTTAAAACATTCAATGCGAGCTTCGACTGCATGTGTTTCAGCGAGGCTCCGTGTCGCTTTGTGTCCACGTTTAACGCCATCCAACCGCAACGGATCGTAGTGACCACGAGGAACAGGGGAGCAGATAAGCCCCGCCCCTTTCTGCTGGTTACGATACTGCTCAGTTTGAAGTGCGTCGTCACGTGGATTTAa
- the LOC117444186 gene encoding hyaluronidase-5-like isoform X2 yields MEVFTRYADQNTVFNMNQLQYYKPFFSVFLPLLALLCSVQSSPRTDPPIRPDHPFLFMWNAPTELCDLRFGMPLDLSHFHSVSSTLKTATNQNLSIFYTDRFGLFPYVDEDTGEMYDEGLPQLVDLQEHHELAEDDIEYYIPYDHPGLAVLDFEEWRPQWVRNWGSKDIYRQISIETVQKKNASLSEDEAEDRAKIVFERAARKYFIRSIRIGKRLRPHRLWGYYLYPDCYNYGYNKDMEGFTGECPNIEKDRNDELLWLWKESTALFPSIYLELVLRDSQQARRFVRHRIQEAMRVSKLPNSSYSIPVYAYIRPVYKDSIDDYMSELDLVNTIGEAAALGAAGIVSWGDMNVTDSEDSCLDARLHLQEVMNPYILNVTTATRLCSDVLCQSRGRCVRKRWDEDVFLHLDPRRYRIHRRHRGGPLTVSGGFSLDDVKTFNASFDCMCFSEAPCRFVSTFNAIQPQRIVVTTRNRGADKPRPFLLVTILLSLKCVVTWI; encoded by the exons ATGGAGGTTTTCACCCGATACGCAG ATCAGAACACCGTTTTCAACATGAACCAACTACAGTATTACAAACCTTTCTTCTCCGTCTTCCTCCCCTTGTTGGCGCTGCTTTGCTCCGTTCAATCCTCACCGCGGACAGACCCTCCGATCCGCCCCGATCACCCCTTCCTCTTCATGTGGAACGCTCCGACGGAACTCTGCGATCTTCGCTTCGGGATGCCGCTCGACCTCTCGCACTTCCACTCCGTCAGCAGCACCCTGAAGACGGCCACCAACCAAAACCTGTCCATCTTCTACACCGATCGATTCGGCCTTTTCCCCTACGTGGACGAAGACACGGGCGAGATGTACGACGAAGGTCTACCGCAGCTCGTCGATCTGCAAGAGCATCACGAACTAGCCGAAGACGACATCGAGTACTACATCCCGTACGATCACCCGGGCCTCGCTGTGCTGGACTTTGAAGAATGGAGGCCTCAGTGGGTCAGAAACTGGGGCAGCAAGGACATCTACCGGCAGATCTCCATCGAGACGGTGCAGAAGAAGAACGCATCGTTGTCCGAAGATGAAGCGGAAGACCGGGCGAAGATCGTGTTCGAACGCGCCGCCAGGAAGTACTTTATCCGATCTATTCGCATCGGGAAGAGGCTGAGACCCCACAGACTCTGGGGTTATTATCTGTACCCCGACTGCTACAACTACGGCTACAACAAGGACATGGAGGGCTTCACCGGAGAGTGTCCGAACATCGAGAAGGACCGGAACGACGAGCTGCTGTGGCTTTGGAAAGAGTCCACGGCGCTTTTTCCCTCCATTTACCTGGAGCTGGTGCTCAGGGACTCCCAGCAGGCACGCAGGTTCGTCCGGCATCGAATCCAGGAGGCCATGAGGGTCTCGAAGCTCCCCAACAGCTCCTACTCCATCCCCGTCTACGCCTACATACGACCCGTGTACAAAGACAGCATCGACGACTACATGTCAGAG CTCGATCTGGTGAACACGATCGGAGAAGCGGCTGCTCTCGGTGCCGCTGGCATCGTTTCCTGGGGAGACATGAACGTCACCGACTCGGAG GACTCGTGCTTGGACGCCCGCCTCCACCTGCAGGAGGTGATGAACCCGTACATCCTGAACGTCACCACGGCGACGCGTCTCTGCAGCGACGTGCTGTGTCAGAGTCGCGGTCGCTGTGTGAGGAAACGATGGGACGAAGACGTCTTCCTGCACCTCGACCCGCGGAGATATCGGATCCATCGACGGCACCGCGGGGGGCCGCTGACGGTGAGCGGAGGCTTCTCGTTGGACGACGTTAAAACATTCAATGCGAGCTTCGACTGCATGTGTTTCAGCGAGGCTCCGTGTCGCTTTGTGTCCACGTTTAACGCCATCCAACCGCAACGGATCGTAGTGACCACGAGGAACAGGGGAGCAGATAAGCCCCGCCCCTTTCTGCTGGTTACGATACTGCTCAGTTTGAAGTGCGTCGTCACGTGGATTTAa
- the LOC117444186 gene encoding hyaluronidase-5-like isoform X3, with the protein MNQLQYYKPFFSVFLPLLALLCSVQSSPRTDPPIRPDHPFLFMWNAPTELCDLRFGMPLDLSHFHSVSSTLKTATNQNLSIFYTDRFGLFPYVDEDTGEMYDEGLPQLVDLQEHHELAEDDIEYYIPYDHPGLAVLDFEEWRPQWVRNWGSKDIYRQISIETVQKKNASLSEDEAEDRAKIVFERAARKYFIRSIRIGKRLRPHRLWGYYLYPDCYNYGYNKDMEGFTGECPNIEKDRNDELLWLWKESTALFPSIYLELVLRDSQQARRFVRHRIQEAMRVSKLPNSSYSIPVYAYIRPVYKDSIDDYMSELDLVNTIGEAAALGAAGIVSWGDMNVTDSEDSCLDARLHLQEVMNPYILNVTTATRLCSDVLCQSRGRCVRKRWDEDVFLHLDPRRYRIHRRHRGGPLTVSGGFSLDDVKTFNASFDCMCFSEAPCRFVSTFNAIQPQRIVVTTRNRGADKPRPFLLVTILLSLKCVVTWI; encoded by the exons ATGAACCAACTACAGTATTACAAACCTTTCTTCTCCGTCTTCCTCCCCTTGTTGGCGCTGCTTTGCTCCGTTCAATCCTCACCGCGGACAGACCCTCCGATCCGCCCCGATCACCCCTTCCTCTTCATGTGGAACGCTCCGACGGAACTCTGCGATCTTCGCTTCGGGATGCCGCTCGACCTCTCGCACTTCCACTCCGTCAGCAGCACCCTGAAGACGGCCACCAACCAAAACCTGTCCATCTTCTACACCGATCGATTCGGCCTTTTCCCCTACGTGGACGAAGACACGGGCGAGATGTACGACGAAGGTCTACCGCAGCTCGTCGATCTGCAAGAGCATCACGAACTAGCCGAAGACGACATCGAGTACTACATCCCGTACGATCACCCGGGCCTCGCTGTGCTGGACTTTGAAGAATGGAGGCCTCAGTGGGTCAGAAACTGGGGCAGCAAGGACATCTACCGGCAGATCTCCATCGAGACGGTGCAGAAGAAGAACGCATCGTTGTCCGAAGATGAAGCGGAAGACCGGGCGAAGATCGTGTTCGAACGCGCCGCCAGGAAGTACTTTATCCGATCTATTCGCATCGGGAAGAGGCTGAGACCCCACAGACTCTGGGGTTATTATCTGTACCCCGACTGCTACAACTACGGCTACAACAAGGACATGGAGGGCTTCACCGGAGAGTGTCCGAACATCGAGAAGGACCGGAACGACGAGCTGCTGTGGCTTTGGAAAGAGTCCACGGCGCTTTTTCCCTCCATTTACCTGGAGCTGGTGCTCAGGGACTCCCAGCAGGCACGCAGGTTCGTCCGGCATCGAATCCAGGAGGCCATGAGGGTCTCGAAGCTCCCCAACAGCTCCTACTCCATCCCCGTCTACGCCTACATACGACCCGTGTACAAAGACAGCATCGACGACTACATGTCAGAG CTCGATCTGGTGAACACGATCGGAGAAGCGGCTGCTCTCGGTGCCGCTGGCATCGTTTCCTGGGGAGACATGAACGTCACCGACTCGGAG GACTCGTGCTTGGACGCCCGCCTCCACCTGCAGGAGGTGATGAACCCGTACATCCTGAACGTCACCACGGCGACGCGTCTCTGCAGCGACGTGCTGTGTCAGAGTCGCGGTCGCTGTGTGAGGAAACGATGGGACGAAGACGTCTTCCTGCACCTCGACCCGCGGAGATATCGGATCCATCGACGGCACCGCGGGGGGCCGCTGACGGTGAGCGGAGGCTTCTCGTTGGACGACGTTAAAACATTCAATGCGAGCTTCGACTGCATGTGTTTCAGCGAGGCTCCGTGTCGCTTTGTGTCCACGTTTAACGCCATCCAACCGCAACGGATCGTAGTGACCACGAGGAACAGGGGAGCAGATAAGCCCCGCCCCTTTCTGCTGGTTACGATACTGCTCAGTTTGAAGTGCGTCGTCACGTGGATTTAa
- the LOC117444187 gene encoding hyaluronidase-4-like: protein MTPSSFLSSIALCMIASNATPIILPHTEPPLIRHHPFVVIWNAPTDKCQKLEIPLDTAVFQAVTTPNPVPGQFLTIFYEDRLGLYPKVDIVKRKQYKGGVPQNGNLTEHLLKAKRQIDRSISEDNSPGLAVIDWESWRPLWDQNWGSKRVYKNLSINKAMQIAPFLSSDKIAEVAKKQFQLAGHQFMEETISLGIMERPSRRWGFYLLPDCFNYDWQKKDYTGKCSKKVQNQNDQLMWLWKASTALFPSVYLHLSTRNSHKAALFVRNRVLEALRVAALPKRSYTVPIYVYSRPLYRDQTEIFQSKTDLVSTIGESAAVGASGVVMWGGVRDYNNKAACTSLSLYLTSTFNPYVANVTAAAMLCSEVLCQWKGRCVRKNYECGRYLHLNPERFSILRADRKYVAVGIPSEDDLKMWEEHFTCQCYAGESCTPKLVPPTKIKQIWV from the exons ATGACTCCATCTTCCTTCCTGTCCTCCATCGCCCTCTGTATGATCGCGTCTAACGCCACCCCCATCATACTGCCTCACACCGAGCCCCCGCTGATCCGACACCACCCCTTCGTGGTTATATGGAACGCCCCGACCGACAAGTGCCAAAAACTGGAGATCCCCCTGGACACCGCGGTCTTCCAGGCGGTGACCACGCCCAACCCGGTGCCCGGCCAATTCCTCACCATCTTCTACGAGGACCGCCTCGGCCTCTACCCTAAAGTGGACATCGTCAAACGCAAGCAATACAAAGGCGGAGTCCCTCAGAACGGGAACCTGACGGAGCATCTCCTCAAGGCCAAGCGTCAAATCGATCGCTCCATTTCAGAGGATAACTCTCCAGGATTGGCGGTGATCGACTGGGAGTCCTGGCGCCCACTGTGGGACCAGAACTGGGGATCCAAAAGAGTCTACAAGAACCTGTCCATCAATAAAGCCATGCAGATCGCCCCGTTTTTGTCCTCCGATAAGATAGCCGAGGTAGCAAAGAAACAATTCCAACTGGCAGGGCATCAATTCATGGAGGAAACTATCAGTTTGGGGATAATGGAGCGTCCGAGCCGCCGTTGGGGATTCTACTTGTTACCGGACTGCTTCAACTACGATTGGCAGAAGAAAGACTACACGGGGAAGTGCTCCAAGAAGGTCCAGAACCAAAACGACCAGCTGATGTGGCTGTGGAAAGCCAGCACCGCCCTCTTCCCCTCCGTCTACCTGCACCTGTCCACGAGGAACTCCCACAAGGCCGCGCTTTTCGTCCGCAACCGTGTCCTCGAGGCTCTGAGAGTCGCCGCGCTGCCAAAACGTTCCTACACCGTGCCGATCTACGTCTACTCCAGGCCTCTGTACCGCGACCAAACTGAGATCTTTCAGAGCAAA ACGGACTTGGTGAGCACTATCGGAGAGTCTGCAGCTGTGGGAGCCTCTGGGGTCGTAATGTGGGGAGGAGTCAGAGATTACAACAACAAG GCTGCCTgtacgtctctctctctctacttgacCTCCACCTTCAACCCGTACGTCGCCAACGTGACGGCGGCGGCCATGTTGTGCAGTGAGGTGTTGTGTCAGTGGAAAGGTCGCTGCGTCAGGAAGAACTACGAGTGCGGCCGGTACCTCCACCTGAACCCCGAGCGCTTCAGCATCTTGCGAGCCGACAGGAAGTACGTCGCTGTCGGGATTCCCTCCGAAGACGACCTGAAGATGTGGGAGGAGCACTTCACCTGTCAGTGCTACGCTGGAGAGAGCTGCACCCCCAAACTGGTGCCTCCCACCAAAATCAAGCAAATCTGGGTTTAA